In one Shewanella loihica PV-4 genomic region, the following are encoded:
- a CDS encoding site-specific DNA-methyltransferase, which translates to MSRLTDLLAKAKAKDSQLGADLEREFKVLSSRLSFGLNFERHSPEAVELPLRSIRKGDKVRVLPERGSAKKGDQRLWQVKAIHKAQNIADLELLDTAEPEMQSAPLSELIVVAEFRDTIYPGLVSTGKVTRGGDKPFHSVINGENYHVLKALTYTHRGKIDAIYIDPPYNSGAKDWKYNNDYVEGDDLYRHSKWLAMMERRLFVAKELLNPADSVLIVTIDEKEYLRLGLLLEQVFPEAKIQMVSSVINPFGVARAGQFARVDEYIFIVNFGQSVPVQTPIQTLQVGDSMQVNGDEDLAEQAGENLKKVDKTTYWFSFMRAGSNSSRSHSPGCFYPIFVSKDGAIKAIGHPLPKGESKDNVKTPAGTYAAWPVNEAGGEAVWQASHENAKQLLASGYIRSGRFNKKLGRHSITYLREGTVEAIANGLLTIADGEINRVVEQTRTYVGKSTWNIRSHNATSQGTKLLGRILPRRKFPYPKSLYAVEDALRFFVSDKPDAIILDFFSGSGTTAHAVMRLNRQDGGRRQCISVTNNEVAADEQKALREQGLRPGDAEWEKYGICDYITKPRVAAAITGKTPSGDPIKGDYKFTDEFPMADGFEENAEFFTQTYEAKNAVNHNLAYARIAPLLWLRAGAKGSRIDELPVEGWAVADTYGLLNEVDEATPFIDAVGAVNGLRIAYIVTDDDRRFQAIAKRLPEGVEPVRLYESYLSNFSFANGE; encoded by the coding sequence GTGTCTCGACTAACTGATCTACTCGCCAAGGCCAAGGCCAAAGATTCACAGCTGGGTGCCGATTTGGAACGCGAATTTAAGGTGCTTTCCTCCCGGTTGTCGTTTGGTCTTAATTTTGAACGTCACAGCCCGGAAGCTGTGGAGTTGCCTTTGCGCTCTATTCGTAAGGGGGACAAGGTCCGCGTGTTGCCTGAGCGTGGCTCGGCCAAAAAAGGTGATCAGCGCCTGTGGCAGGTCAAGGCCATTCACAAGGCCCAAAATATCGCCGACCTGGAACTACTGGATACAGCAGAGCCAGAAATGCAATCGGCGCCGCTGAGCGAGCTTATCGTTGTTGCTGAATTCCGCGACACTATTTATCCGGGCCTGGTTAGTACAGGCAAGGTGACCCGTGGCGGCGACAAGCCTTTTCATTCAGTCATTAATGGCGAGAACTACCACGTTCTGAAGGCGCTGACTTATACACACAGAGGCAAGATTGACGCTATCTACATTGACCCGCCCTATAACTCTGGGGCCAAGGACTGGAAATATAACAACGATTACGTTGAAGGTGACGACCTATATAGACACAGCAAGTGGCTAGCAATGATGGAGCGGCGTTTATTTGTCGCAAAGGAACTACTCAACCCAGCGGACTCGGTACTAATAGTCACTATTGATGAAAAGGAATACCTTAGATTGGGCTTACTGCTTGAGCAGGTTTTTCCCGAAGCAAAGATTCAAATGGTTTCTTCTGTAATCAATCCTTTCGGTGTTGCACGGGCCGGTCAGTTCGCACGCGTCGACGAGTACATTTTCATTGTCAACTTCGGACAGTCAGTACCAGTCCAAACTCCCATCCAGACTCTGCAAGTGGGTGATTCTATGCAAGTAAACGGTGACGAAGACTTGGCAGAACAAGCAGGTGAGAACTTAAAAAAAGTTGATAAAACAACATATTGGTTTTCATTCATGCGTGCGGGAAGTAACTCTAGCCGAAGTCACTCGCCGGGATGTTTTTATCCGATATTTGTATCTAAAGATGGCGCGATTAAAGCGATTGGTCATCCATTGCCAAAAGGCGAAAGCAAGGATAACGTCAAAACTCCTGCGGGCACTTATGCCGCTTGGCCAGTTAATGAAGCTGGAGGTGAAGCTGTATGGCAAGCAAGTCATGAAAATGCAAAACAACTCTTGGCCTCTGGTTATATTAGGTCTGGCAGATTCAACAAAAAACTCGGTCGCCACAGCATCACTTACCTTAGAGAGGGCACAGTAGAAGCAATTGCTAATGGACTTCTGACTATCGCAGATGGTGAAATCAACAGAGTGGTTGAACAGACCCGAACCTATGTTGGCAAGTCAACTTGGAATATCCGCTCACATAATGCCACTAGTCAAGGAACCAAGTTGCTTGGTCGCATTCTTCCTCGAAGAAAATTTCCGTATCCAAAGTCACTATACGCGGTTGAAGATGCGTTGCGCTTCTTTGTAAGTGACAAACCCGACGCCATCATTCTCGATTTCTTCTCCGGCTCTGGTACCACTGCTCACGCCGTGATGCGGCTGAATAGGCAAGATGGTGGTCGTCGGCAGTGCATCTCAGTCACCAACAACGAAGTGGCTGCTGATGAGCAGAAAGCACTGCGTGAGCAGGGTTTGCGCCCCGGTGATGCTGAATGGGAAAAGTACGGTATCTGCGACTACATCACCAAACCCCGAGTGGCCGCTGCTATTACCGGCAAGACGCCAAGTGGAGATCCGATCAAGGGCGATTACAAGTTCACCGATGAATTTCCGATGGCTGATGGCTTTGAGGAGAACGCAGAATTTTTTACGCAGACTTATGAGGCCAAGAACGCTGTTAATCACAACCTGGCCTATGCCCGCATCGCGCCTTTGCTATGGCTGCGAGCCGGTGCAAAGGGTAGTCGCATCGACGAACTCCCTGTCGAGGGCTGGGCTGTGGCTGATACCTATGGGTTGTTAAACGAGGTTGATGAGGCCACACCGTTCATCGATGCCGTTGGTGCTGTTAACGGTTTGCGGATTGCGTACATCGTTACCGACGATGACCGGCGCTTTCAGGCGATTGCCAAACGCCTACCTGAAGGCGTAGAGCCTGTGCGCCTCTACGAATCCTACCTGTCCAATTTCAGCTTTGCGAACGGGGAATAA
- a CDS encoding ATP-dependent helicase, translating to MTKRLTWEQTRVVRHDAGHALIKAVPGSGKTTTLVKRVERLIKTGVEPGSILILMYNKSATVSFSDKLKLALKSDAIPEVRTFHSLALKIVALAERQQLTPKKMLITPGNYRYDELVKQAYRVGCSYDSGYIEQSDITDFETFVSRCRASAVTPADAAADPTFSKIKPEFIRAYGCYCELLEANGLRTFEDSMIEAVSLLRIYPGLVARFKHIIVDEYQDVNLVQHEMIRLLTKPDTSVMVVGDLNQCIYEWRGAQPDFMDGLFEQQFPNTTVFQLSCTFRFGHELSLIANSVIRRNSSKLTRLCVSHPSTPKTEVKLHLDNCLSEVLSAIATENGSQAILSRSNARLTEVELVLRLCGRTYRYLNGSSSLYSRSEIGLLVVGVLLCVYGDLRLIENHPCKREMLYGFLREAGIRWQKGQVKEALDALMTQVDVFSVLGRLFENSPHQRERLERLASVRNKDDDSVLASNVLQHLSLAGFIEGVGSDSVRRTASNDRLRGVDRIEELLISNPIDARTFLNLILHPQDISADSEPITLATIHGSKGLEWDHVILIGLNDCEFPGGKPDSGTQLPALTSESISNEELEVERRLFYVGITRAKHQLHLVAPLDESLTWWLKKRWDSTPKKVPVATRFIYEAGLTACSLTSQSIYAGLLEQQTTEFSKFHQWYLKDLQRLRV from the coding sequence ATGACAAAAAGACTGACGTGGGAACAAACGCGTGTTGTTCGTCATGACGCGGGACATGCTTTGATTAAGGCTGTGCCGGGCAGTGGAAAAACGACCACTCTGGTTAAGCGTGTAGAGCGGTTGATTAAAACAGGAGTAGAACCAGGTTCCATTCTAATCCTGATGTACAACAAATCGGCAACTGTGAGCTTCAGCGATAAGTTAAAGCTGGCCTTGAAGTCGGATGCTATTCCCGAGGTACGTACATTTCACAGCCTTGCCTTGAAGATAGTGGCATTGGCAGAGCGCCAACAACTTACACCCAAGAAAATGTTAATAACGCCGGGTAATTATCGTTATGACGAGCTGGTTAAACAGGCTTACCGTGTCGGGTGCAGTTACGACTCTGGTTATATTGAACAGAGTGATATAACGGATTTTGAAACATTTGTTTCTCGATGCCGTGCATCCGCTGTGACACCAGCCGATGCGGCCGCAGATCCTACGTTCAGTAAGATCAAGCCAGAGTTTATTCGGGCATATGGATGTTACTGTGAGCTGCTGGAAGCGAATGGCCTGAGAACATTCGAAGACAGCATGATTGAAGCTGTTTCTCTGTTAAGGATCTATCCCGGCCTTGTAGCCCGATTCAAACACATCATCGTAGATGAATACCAGGACGTCAATCTCGTACAGCATGAGATGATCCGCTTACTCACCAAACCTGACACATCGGTGATGGTAGTCGGGGATCTCAATCAGTGCATTTACGAATGGCGGGGGGCGCAGCCTGACTTTATGGACGGTTTGTTTGAGCAACAATTTCCCAATACCACTGTGTTTCAGCTTTCGTGTACATTCCGATTTGGTCATGAACTTTCGCTGATTGCTAATTCTGTTATTCGGCGTAACTCTAGCAAGTTGACCAGGTTGTGCGTAAGCCATCCATCTACGCCTAAAACAGAAGTCAAGCTGCATTTGGATAACTGTTTATCCGAGGTGTTATCAGCAATAGCTACTGAGAATGGTTCACAAGCGATACTCTCCCGTTCAAATGCAAGATTGACTGAGGTTGAGTTGGTATTACGCCTGTGTGGGCGCACATATCGCTATCTGAACGGTTCATCGTCTCTCTATAGCCGCTCTGAAATAGGGTTACTAGTGGTAGGTGTGCTGCTATGTGTTTATGGCGACCTAAGACTAATAGAGAATCACCCGTGTAAACGGGAAATGCTCTACGGGTTTCTGAGGGAGGCCGGAATCCGATGGCAGAAAGGTCAGGTTAAAGAGGCTCTTGATGCCCTGATGACACAGGTGGATGTGTTTTCGGTATTAGGGAGACTATTCGAGAATTCCCCACATCAGAGGGAACGCCTGGAGCGACTCGCCTCGGTTCGCAATAAAGACGATGATAGCGTGCTGGCGTCGAATGTATTACAGCACTTGAGTCTGGCAGGATTTATTGAAGGTGTCGGCTCGGATAGCGTGAGACGCACTGCATCAAATGATCGTCTGCGGGGTGTTGATCGGATTGAAGAGCTACTGATATCAAATCCAATTGATGCTCGAACATTTTTGAATCTTATTCTGCATCCGCAAGACATATCCGCAGACAGTGAGCCTATCACGCTTGCTACCATACATGGTTCTAAGGGCCTTGAGTGGGACCACGTCATATTGATTGGGCTTAATGATTGCGAATTTCCTGGAGGTAAGCCTGATAGTGGCACTCAATTACCTGCGCTAACGTCTGAATCGATTTCTAACGAAGAACTAGAAGTGGAGCGGCGGTTGTTTTACGTAGGGATTACTCGTGCAAAGCACCAATTGCATTTGGTTGCGCCACTAGATGAAAGCCTCACTTGGTGGCTTAAAAAACGCTGGGATAGCACTCCGAAAAAGGTGCCTGTAGCGACTCGATTCATCTATGAAGCAGGGTTAACTGCTTGTTCTCTAACGAGCCAATCCATTTATGCCGGATTGTTAGAACAGCAAACGACTGAATTTAGCAAGTTTCACCAATGGTATCTGAAGGATCTTCAAAGGCTAAGAGTTTAG
- a CDS encoding outer membrane protein assembly factor BamE, protein MTIKKHSITLLGAAALSLSLSACSVFDWLIYKPDVPQGNYMETQQVEKLRIEMTKEQVEYILGRPVLRDSFSDDTWYYVYHYKSGRDASITHKELVLHFTNDKLSKVDGDYELAADFNTPLDQSSLPELGAAKGDLVPLNPEQRPDTKPLVEEKKAQELNEVKEFE, encoded by the coding sequence ATGACCATCAAAAAACATAGTATTACTCTATTAGGCGCAGCGGCGCTGTCTCTTTCATTAAGCGCATGCAGCGTGTTCGACTGGCTGATCTATAAACCAGATGTGCCGCAAGGCAACTACATGGAGACGCAGCAGGTCGAGAAACTCAGAATCGAGATGACCAAAGAGCAGGTCGAATATATCCTGGGCCGTCCCGTATTAAGAGACAGCTTCTCGGACGACACCTGGTACTATGTCTATCACTACAAGAGTGGTCGTGACGCCAGCATCACCCACAAAGAACTGGTGCTGCACTTTACCAATGACAAGCTTTCTAAAGTCGATGGCGACTATGAACTGGCCGCCGACTTTAACACCCCGCTGGATCAGAGCTCGCTACCAGAGCTAGGCGCCGCAAAGGGCGACCTGGTTCCGCTAAACCCTGAGCAGCGTCCAGATACCAAGCCGCTCGTGGAAGAGAAGAAAGCACAAGAACTCAACGAAGTTAAAGAGTTTGAATAA
- a CDS encoding RnfH family protein, which translates to MSDQDKFAVEVIYALPTQQKRISVMVSPGTSCIEAVKQSDICRFFPEIDLDKVKLGIFSRAVKHDEVLEPGQRVEIYRPLIADPKDVRRQRAEKAKSEGRANKTTGAKVS; encoded by the coding sequence ATGAGCGATCAAGATAAGTTTGCCGTTGAAGTGATTTATGCACTGCCTACCCAGCAGAAGCGTATCAGCGTCATGGTGTCGCCGGGCACCAGTTGTATCGAGGCGGTGAAGCAGAGCGATATCTGCCGGTTCTTTCCTGAGATCGATCTGGATAAAGTAAAGCTAGGTATCTTCAGCCGAGCGGTGAAGCATGATGAGGTGCTAGAACCCGGGCAGCGAGTGGAGATCTATCGTCCCTTGATTGCCGATCCCAAAGATGTGCGTCGTCAACGCGCCGAAAAGGCTAAGAGCGAGGGCCGCGCCAACAAGACCACTGGCGCTAAGGTGAGCTAG
- a CDS encoding SRPBCC family protein has protein sequence MPKISRSVLVRFSAMQMYELVNDVESYKEFLPGCVGGKVLEFDGKTMVASVDVSKAGISKTFTTRNQVIPGKRIELALENGPFKHLHGQWEFTELTEDACKVDFELNFEFSSSIADLAFGKVFKELMSSMVTAFTSRAKVIYK, from the coding sequence ATGCCCAAGATTTCCCGTAGCGTATTAGTGCGCTTTAGTGCCATGCAGATGTACGAGTTAGTCAACGATGTGGAGTCCTATAAGGAGTTTCTGCCGGGTTGTGTTGGCGGTAAGGTACTTGAGTTTGATGGTAAGACCATGGTGGCCTCGGTCGATGTCTCCAAGGCGGGGATCAGCAAGACCTTTACCACACGCAATCAGGTTATTCCTGGTAAGCGGATTGAACTGGCGCTGGAAAACGGCCCCTTTAAGCATCTGCACGGCCAATGGGAGTTTACCGAGCTGACGGAAGATGCCTGTAAGGTGGATTTCGAGCTCAACTTCGAGTTTTCCAGTTCGATAGCGGATCTGGCCTTCGGTAAGGTGTTCAAAGAGTTGATGTCTTCTATGGTGACCGCCTTCACCAGCCGCGCCAAAGTGATTTATAAATAA
- a CDS encoding DEAD/DEAH box helicase, whose amino-acid sequence MKFTLKDYQRDAVRDALNNLKDAQDDWRRKSRKCAFSLTAVTGAGKTVMAAAAFEALFHGDDEFDFDADPGAVVIWFSDDPSLNEQTRFRLMEASDRINHTDLVVVENTFNRPRFEAGKIYFLNTQKLGKNSLLVRGHNQEELEAQAGSLFPETRPDLRAYTIWDTIQNTIEDPELTLYLVLDEAHRGMGNAAVKEKGTIVQRLINGFGSVPGIPVVWGISATVERFNKAIECAGKHIKLPNVVVDADKVQESGLIKDTILLDIPDETGDFDTVLVRRATDKLKESTIAWQEYTKQQEEARVVVPMMVLQVPNTPDPNEIGRALDTIFDRYPELPATSVAHVFGDHTTQQFGNHNVPYIEPQRVQDSTWVRVLIAKDAISTGWDCPRAEVMVSFRAASDRTHITQLLGRMVRSPLARRIPGNDRLNAVDCLLPKFNRKTVEEVVDALMNGDDSAPPTGRILVDYVELKPHPKANKSVWDAFEALPSQNRPQRGAKPAKRLTVLAHELASDGILAGAGRLAHGVLHKALDAFQESQKDKIQGKRKSVLTVDGKTVIADMKGKEKTFDEFWEDADVAVIDDAYRRAARIFSPDIAKTYVEHLARQVADLDDDPEEFLEAIVEARVTVAGLGLVTEVQAYFDAEADKLAKEWLVKYASQIKALSDDRKESYRQIVEMSTEPQSFDLVKPESRCEAAKARESDKEIKFPTWNNHLLSDKDGKYPVEMNEWERTVVEAESKRDGFLFWYRNPQQPGQSSLGIAYLEDEQFKIVRPDFIFFAEQDDKIVVDLVDPHGVHLADALPKLQGLAAYATKHANAYRRIEAVAEAHGKLRVLDLTRTDVRQAVLDASSAKSLFEGLSADDYV is encoded by the coding sequence ATGAAGTTTACCCTTAAGGACTATCAACGCGACGCAGTACGAGATGCATTGAACAACCTCAAAGATGCCCAGGATGACTGGCGACGCAAGTCGCGTAAATGTGCGTTTTCACTGACTGCGGTCACTGGTGCAGGTAAGACGGTGATGGCCGCTGCCGCTTTCGAAGCGTTGTTTCACGGTGATGATGAATTTGATTTCGACGCAGACCCCGGTGCAGTGGTGATCTGGTTTAGTGATGATCCGTCACTAAACGAGCAGACGCGCTTCCGCTTGATGGAAGCGAGCGACCGTATTAATCACACCGATTTGGTAGTGGTAGAAAACACCTTTAATCGTCCCCGATTCGAAGCTGGGAAAATTTATTTTCTTAACACCCAAAAGTTGGGCAAAAATAGCTTGTTGGTGCGTGGCCACAACCAGGAAGAATTGGAAGCCCAGGCTGGCTCTTTGTTTCCTGAAACTCGGCCAGATCTGCGTGCATACACCATCTGGGATACGATCCAAAATACGATTGAAGACCCCGAATTAACTTTGTATCTGGTGCTGGACGAAGCTCATCGTGGCATGGGCAATGCCGCAGTTAAAGAAAAAGGCACCATAGTGCAGCGCTTAATTAATGGTTTTGGCAGTGTGCCGGGTATCCCTGTAGTGTGGGGAATTTCGGCAACAGTAGAGCGATTTAACAAGGCGATCGAGTGCGCGGGTAAGCACATCAAGCTGCCCAATGTCGTAGTGGATGCGGACAAGGTGCAGGAGTCCGGCTTGATTAAAGACACCATCTTGCTAGATATTCCCGACGAAACAGGCGACTTCGATACTGTGCTTGTACGGCGAGCGACAGACAAGTTGAAAGAATCCACTATTGCTTGGCAGGAGTATACCAAACAACAGGAGGAGGCTCGCGTTGTTGTTCCGATGATGGTGCTTCAGGTACCTAATACGCCGGACCCAAATGAGATCGGTAGGGCACTGGATACCATATTTGATCGCTACCCAGAATTGCCTGCTACCAGTGTGGCGCATGTTTTTGGTGATCACACCACGCAGCAATTCGGTAACCACAATGTGCCGTACATCGAACCGCAACGAGTGCAGGATTCCACTTGGGTGAGGGTATTGATTGCAAAAGATGCCATTAGCACCGGTTGGGATTGCCCGCGTGCGGAAGTGATGGTTTCTTTCCGCGCTGCCAGCGACCGCACACATATAACCCAATTGCTCGGCCGGATGGTGCGTTCGCCTTTAGCCCGCCGCATCCCTGGTAATGATCGACTCAATGCTGTGGATTGTTTGCTGCCGAAGTTCAACCGCAAGACGGTTGAAGAGGTGGTGGATGCATTAATGAATGGCGATGATTCTGCACCACCAACCGGGCGCATTTTGGTTGATTATGTGGAATTGAAGCCTCACCCTAAGGCCAACAAGTCCGTTTGGGATGCGTTTGAAGCTCTGCCGTCTCAGAACCGTCCACAGCGTGGTGCAAAACCGGCAAAGCGTCTTACCGTACTGGCCCATGAGTTGGCATCCGACGGCATTCTGGCTGGTGCAGGCAGGTTGGCTCATGGCGTGTTGCACAAGGCGCTGGATGCATTCCAGGAATCTCAAAAAGATAAGATCCAGGGCAAGCGCAAGTCAGTGCTCACCGTGGATGGCAAGACGGTTATTGCCGACATGAAGGGCAAGGAAAAGACCTTCGATGAGTTTTGGGAAGATGCCGACGTCGCAGTGATTGACGATGCTTACCGGCGCGCAGCGCGCATCTTTAGCCCGGATATCGCAAAAACTTATGTTGAACATTTGGCACGACAGGTCGCAGACTTAGACGACGATCCGGAGGAGTTTCTTGAAGCCATCGTAGAGGCCAGAGTCACAGTCGCGGGGCTGGGTTTGGTCACTGAAGTTCAAGCTTATTTCGACGCTGAAGCTGATAAGCTTGCGAAAGAGTGGCTGGTGAAATATGCATCTCAGATCAAAGCCCTATCAGACGATCGCAAGGAGTCATATCGACAGATCGTGGAGATGAGTACTGAGCCCCAGAGTTTCGATTTGGTAAAACCTGAATCTCGCTGTGAAGCAGCCAAGGCACGAGAGAGCGACAAGGAAATCAAATTCCCAACTTGGAACAATCATTTACTGTCAGACAAGGACGGCAAATATCCAGTCGAGATGAATGAATGGGAGCGCACGGTTGTCGAGGCGGAGTCAAAGCGTGATGGCTTTCTATTCTGGTATCGCAACCCTCAGCAACCGGGGCAGTCCTCTTTGGGCATAGCCTATCTTGAAGATGAGCAATTCAAGATCGTCCGTCCAGACTTTATCTTTTTCGCGGAGCAAGATGACAAGATCGTAGTGGATTTGGTTGATCCGCATGGGGTCCATCTGGCTGATGCTCTACCAAAGTTACAGGGCTTGGCAGCTTATGCAACCAAGCATGCTAACGCTTACCGCCGCATCGAAGCTGTAGCGGAAGCGCATGGCAAGCTGCGTGTGCTCGATTTGACCCGCACAGATGTTCGTCAGGCAGTGCTGGATGCATCGAGCGCGAAGAGTCTGTTCGAAGGTCTATCGGCTGATGATTATGTATGA
- a CDS encoding integrase domain-containing protein: MAVITTPLTNTQIKNQKPGPKDIVLSDGGGLQLRVRTNGSKLWNYNYYHPVTKKRVNIGIGPYPDIPLAKAREIALEYRQLVACGVDPKSKREQESLKLKQEVLYTLKNVAAEWLEIKKSEVTKSHAAKTWSSLESHVFPELGDTPLNKITAPLVIKVFRPIEAKGSLETIKRLSQRLNEIMNFGVNCGYIDSNPLVGIRAAFKKPKKESMATLTPSELPLLMRHLSQASIKRVTRCLIEWQLHTMTRPSEAATARWDELDLDNLTWTIPAEKMKRRREHVIPLTQQMLGILDAIKPISGHRDYIFPADRDPKSHCNTQTANVALKRMGLKGKLVSHGMRALASTTLNEQGFESDLIEAALSHVDANQVRAAYNRSDFLERRRPMMSWWSKHIEEASQGNLSVSCRRVS; encoded by the coding sequence ATGGCAGTCATTACAACTCCTCTTACCAATACTCAAATCAAAAACCAAAAACCTGGTCCGAAGGATATCGTTCTATCTGATGGAGGCGGATTGCAGCTTCGAGTGAGGACTAACGGCTCAAAGCTATGGAACTATAACTACTATCATCCAGTCACTAAAAAACGAGTCAACATTGGGATCGGTCCATACCCTGATATTCCATTAGCTAAAGCCCGCGAAATTGCTTTGGAATACCGACAACTAGTAGCCTGCGGTGTTGACCCCAAAAGTAAGCGAGAACAAGAATCATTAAAATTAAAGCAAGAGGTTCTATATACCCTTAAGAATGTTGCTGCCGAGTGGTTAGAGATCAAAAAAAGCGAGGTGACTAAAAGCCATGCAGCCAAAACATGGAGCTCATTAGAAAGCCATGTATTCCCTGAACTAGGAGATACACCGCTAAACAAAATAACAGCCCCACTGGTGATAAAAGTTTTTCGCCCAATTGAAGCAAAAGGCAGCTTAGAAACCATAAAGCGACTTAGCCAAAGGCTAAATGAGATTATGAACTTCGGAGTTAACTGTGGCTATATAGATTCAAATCCATTAGTTGGTATTCGTGCGGCATTTAAAAAACCAAAAAAAGAAAGTATGGCCACACTAACTCCATCAGAACTACCACTTCTTATGCGCCACCTCTCTCAAGCATCAATTAAGCGTGTCACTCGTTGCCTTATCGAATGGCAATTACACACAATGACACGCCCTTCGGAAGCAGCTACTGCCCGCTGGGATGAATTAGATCTTGATAATTTAACTTGGACAATTCCCGCTGAAAAAATGAAAAGGCGCCGTGAGCATGTTATTCCACTTACTCAGCAGATGCTAGGCATCCTTGACGCGATAAAACCCATAAGTGGGCACAGAGATTACATATTCCCTGCAGATAGAGATCCTAAGTCGCACTGCAACACGCAAACAGCCAATGTTGCATTAAAACGTATGGGGCTAAAAGGAAAATTGGTAAGCCATGGCATGCGAGCACTCGCTAGCACCACGCTAAACGAGCAAGGCTTTGAATCTGACTTAATTGAGGCTGCATTATCTCACGTAGATGCAAATCAGGTTCGGGCGGCATATAACCGCTCCGATTTCCTGGAGCGGCGCCGTCCAATGATGAGCTGGTGGAGCAAGCATATTGAAGAGGCTTCCCAAGGAAATTTGTCCGTTTCATGCCGGCGAGTCAGTTGA
- the smpB gene encoding SsrA-binding protein SmpB produces the protein MAKKNAKKSKNPPATIARNKRANFDYKFEEKFEAGLSLMGWEVKSIRVGKVNLSESYVFLRDGEAYLFGCTITPLNTASTHVVCDPMRDRKLLLNRRELDKLQGLVERQGYSIVPISMYWRKNAWVKLEIGLGKGKKEHDKRDDTKEREWKIEKSRTMKHAAR, from the coding sequence ATGGCTAAGAAAAACGCAAAAAAATCAAAGAACCCACCGGCGACGATTGCACGCAATAAACGCGCAAACTTCGACTATAAATTTGAAGAAAAATTTGAAGCCGGCTTATCCCTGATGGGATGGGAAGTGAAATCGATCCGAGTCGGAAAGGTAAACCTGTCTGAGAGCTATGTGTTCCTCAGAGACGGTGAGGCCTACCTGTTTGGATGCACCATCACACCGCTCAATACCGCATCGACTCACGTGGTCTGTGACCCCATGCGCGATCGTAAGCTGCTGCTCAACCGCAGAGAGCTTGATAAGCTGCAGGGTTTGGTCGAGCGTCAAGGTTACTCTATCGTGCCTATCTCCATGTATTGGCGAAAAAATGCCTGGGTGAAGCTCGAAATCGGCCTGGGTAAGGGTAAAAAAGAGCACGATAAGCGCGACGACACCAAAGAGCGCGAGTGGAAGATTGAAAAATCTCGTACCATGAAACATGCCGCACGATAA
- a CDS encoding helix-turn-helix domain-containing protein, whose protein sequence is MEKIEQTTYSAVMGAVVSSIRREKGIEQSDVAARMGLSQASYSRLEGGKATYSIDQVFLVAEALQVEPAELFQRVCTTVGKLKAEEFDVIAQQRSNATGSQSSSVGTLVAGAALGALLVGLLSKSK, encoded by the coding sequence ATGGAGAAAATCGAACAAACGACTTACTCGGCCGTGATGGGGGCTGTGGTTAGTAGCATCAGGCGAGAGAAGGGGATCGAACAGTCGGATGTTGCCGCTCGTATGGGGTTGTCTCAGGCGAGTTACAGTCGCTTGGAAGGAGGCAAGGCTACCTATTCTATAGATCAGGTATTTCTCGTCGCAGAGGCTTTACAAGTAGAACCAGCAGAGCTGTTTCAACGTGTTTGCACCACTGTAGGTAAGCTGAAGGCTGAAGAGTTTGATGTAATTGCACAGCAACGTAGCAATGCAACCGGTAGTCAGAGCTCAAGTGTGGGCACTCTTGTTGCCGGTGCTGCGCTTGGAGCTTTGTTGGTTGGTTTATTGAGCAAATCAAAGTAG